Proteins encoded within one genomic window of Candidatus Methylomirabilota bacterium:
- a CDS encoding response regulator, which translates to MSRRILVVEDHEENRRIMHDLLQSAGYEMLEALTGEEGVRLAETERPDLILMDIQLPGLDGYEATRRIKGHPALRAIPIIAVTSYALSGDDVKALEAGCDAYVTKPFSPRALLAKIREYVP; encoded by the coding sequence GTGAGCCGCCGCATCCTGGTCGTGGAGGACCACGAGGAGAACCGGCGCATCATGCACGATCTCCTCCAGAGCGCCGGCTACGAGATGCTCGAGGCCCTGACCGGCGAGGAGGGCGTGCGACTCGCCGAGACCGAGCGCCCGGATCTGATCCTCATGGACATCCAGCTCCCGGGCCTCGACGGCTACGAGGCCACGCGGCGGATCAAGGGCCATCCCGCGCTCCGCGCGATCCCGATCATCGCGGTCACCTCCTACGCGCTCAGCGGCGACGACGTCAAGGCCCTCGAGGCCGGCTGCGACGCCTACGTCACCAAGCCGTTCAGCCCGCGGGCGCTCCTGGCCAAGATCCGCGAGTACGTGCCGTGA